A part of Streptomyces sp. NBC_01210 genomic DNA contains:
- a CDS encoding DLW-39 family protein → MKKLLLVALAAIGGLLVYRQIQADRAEQDLWTEATDSVPAGSGV, encoded by the coding sequence GTGAAGAAGCTTCTCCTGGTCGCACTGGCCGCCATCGGCGGGCTCCTCGTGTACCGCCAGATCCAGGCGGATCGCGCCGAGCAGGATCTGTGGACGGAGGCGACCGACTCCGTGCCCGCAGGTTCGGGTGTGTGA